In the genome of Candoia aspera isolate rCanAsp1 chromosome 4, rCanAsp1.hap2, whole genome shotgun sequence, the window TTAGCATAAAGCCTTAAATTTATAAATTCTTAGTAAAAATAAGATATTACTATTCAAAGAACATTTCCCCCTCATGTTCATTTTCTAGTGTTTTGCTCATCTTAGACGAAAATGTATCATTTCTGGCAAACTCATGGAGTATGCCCATCTCTGAATCCTAAACTAGGCTTCCAGAAGGCTTCTTCTGAAATGTTGGGCACAAATGCCAACTCATCAGGAATACCTGTGAGAATACCAGAATTTTGCAACTTAACatagtctttattttttttcagatcattTGTCAGGGAGATTCACATGACTCCCTGGATTTCATCTGAGGAAATATGTCCTTACTAATACAATACTTTAGTTATATGCCCATCATATAGTTACTTTCCTTAGCTCTGAgggaaacatttcttttaagCCCATGTCATGATCAAATGGAAAACTGCACAACTGACCCATCTTATCTGAAATCTTTCCCTCTGGACATGgaacacagtcatagcagcaggatggtctcccttccatccttctcttcCAGGTTCCTGGGTAACAGTACTCATTACAGAGAGAAATGGGAAGAACCTGCTGACAACATGAAGCAGAGCTCAGAAAGAGATCCCAAGTTTGTTGTTCTTATGTACATGAGAACTTTAAACCATTTTAACTATTTATTCCATAAAAAGTGATAAGGCAAGTAGGAATGTTTGGGCAAAAAATGAATTatagtttttaaaggaaaatataacaAAGACATATGTTCAAGTATAATTATGTATCATAGTTTTTCAAAAGATTAATACAGTGTTACAGAATGACCCCATGTTTGAGACAAATGAATGTTGGCATGATCATGtggaaagttttgttttttctataaAAAGACAATTCTGAGTTGGTCCCTCCCAAAAGAGGATTTATTGAGATTTTCTTGACCATACCTGGTTGAAACCGGGGTgccagagaagcctattttcatcaatgaccattttttttccttttgcagcatTAGGATCTAGCCTTCCAACTTTAACTCTCTGAAATGACCTGTTAGGAAAAGTGATCATGTTGATAACATCAAATCCTCCTGTTACTTCCCTTTTGTCATTAAAGAAGACTCCTTCTCCAGCTGAGTTGTTGAAAGAAATGCCTTGGAGAAATGGGTGGAgctgtttggaaaaagaaagtgaggtggggggagacagagaagaaaataacatggTCATACTTGGAGGAAAGAGTTCAGTACTGGTTACTCTGGATTCATTTGGCTGGGTGTACAATTTGGGTAAGAACAATGTTTTCACCCTAGCTCCTTGAAGCATACCTACCTAGTGCTGAAATATCTTAGCCAATTTTGCCATCCTAATCAAGTTGTACTAAATTCTTCATGGAAAGGAAAGTGTAAAGAGGTTACCTGCCAAGGCTGGAGATATCTGAAGCATACATATCTAGTGTTTAATCCTAGCCTATTTTGCCATTCGAATCaagttgtgagagccagtttggtgcaacaagttagaaaccaggagaccgagttctagtcccacctttggcacaaagccggcagggtgaccttgagccactcactttctctcagccataggaaggacgaaattgcaaacaacttccaaaatctttGCCAAGAGtattgcagggacttctccagggagTCTCCGAGAATccgacacaattgaatggatttaaaaaaacaaaaaacaagaaacaatttGTACTAACTTCTTCACAGAGAGGAAAGTGTAGAGAGGTTAcctgccaaggctggagatctgTGACTCGAACCATGTTTCCCACCACCCTTTTGCCCTGGTTTGGTCCCTTTGATAGTAAGGCCTGCAAAGAATGAGCCACAGCGAAGACACCATTGTAGATACTATAACTATGACCAGtcatttccatttcaaagagAGGTCCAGGAAGTTTCTCCAGGTTCTCCTCCCCAGTGCACTGTCCAATGTCCATTGTTGGCAATCCTGAATTAGGGAAGAAACAGTCAAATGCTTGCTCCCAAAATTCCTTTATAAATCCATCCCTGGGCCTCAAataaggttttatggactgaacaAATGCCTTGAATCCCAGAACCTCATTTGAAGGAATTTGAAAGGAAATGGCCCCATTGAACAACTGGAGGTTCCAAGACTTTTGAAATCCTGTTAGGATAAAATCAAATTGACTAGTCATGATCCAAACCTTTCtaaaagatatattttctttaaatgtagTGTCCAGCGTAAATATGACACCTGAGAGCCATACAAGCAACAGAGATTCTCCATAGATGACAAATGTGTTTGTCCTGCTGTCTTCGTAATGTCTATAAAGGGTAAACAGTATACCACTAAATTTATCCAAGTCATCAATATTGGGTATTCCTGGGACTTGTTGTAGGAAAGCTGAACAGATTCCATTCTCTGAAAGCAAAAGCTGCATTTTCTGCAAAAATTGTTTTCCGCTCTCACTCTCAGAAGCCaacagcccaacccacttccatCCAAAATGCTGTAACAATTGGAGAATCCCAACATACAGCGGAGCCTCATTTGGGGCCATGGAGTAAAGTGATGAGAACCGACTGGTATAAAATTCTTCTGGTGGATATGAACCATATGTAAGCtgagagaaaattaaaatatgttaaagtCATAAGTTAGGCTACGTGCCCTTCTCTCTGTACCTCTTTAGGGTACagttgaaaaaaaagaagattgcTCCTGTACTCCCAGTTCCTCTGTTTATCAGAAGATAATGCAATTACTGGGGTACTCACTCATTTAGAGAATCTATCAGGAAAGACGTCTGATTTGAAGCAGGGAAAGTAGGATTAAGATCCATCATCGCTTATCCAATCATGATTTACAGTTACTCAATAaatcttcttcctaggactgacagagggactggcccaagttcaggCAGCTTCAAGGTAGGATTGAAATGCATGATCCTTATGCTGGTTGAGTGGTTTTCAGGTACTCCCTAAGTCTTCTTTTGGTGATAGTGTGCGAGCGCATGTGTgggcttttgagtcagtgtttactcctgaagactgcctggaccagtctgTGAAGGTTTCctggcaagattgcagaagtggtttgccattgccttcttcttcccagggctgagagagagggactgacccaaggccacCCAACTGGTCTTCTgcctaagatggaactagaactcatggtctcccactttctagcctgatgccttaaccactacacgaaaCTGGCTCTCCCTTTGGCAATAGTAATGGGGgataaaaaaaagaacttcatCTATATTCTTTGGGCTTTAAGTATAAACAGAAGAGTGGGTTAACTTTCCCCACCCACAGACCAACCTGAGGAATCTTGTAGACATCTATAATGCCTGCAATATGGGAAGAGGTATCACATCCAAGTCCTCCAATGATGGCCATGAGGTTCTTAGCGATGCCACATTCATAGTTGGGGAGAAATCTATTTGATTTGAAAAGCAGGTCCAGGGTGGTTCGATAGGTCATTCTTGGATCATAGTAGCTGTCTGATACATGGAGACCAAGTGTGACATTGGCCAGGAGTTGTGGATTCCCATTGATCTCCTTTAGGGCAAATTCTAAGGAGAGGacatgctggtagaattttgtGATCATGCTGCAAATAAAGAAAGCCTTTGAGAAAGCAAGTCTACAGTGAATGAAGTGGTGTCATATAAAACATAATGATACTTTCTCCCTGTGAATGGAAGGTCTACTTCTTGTGTCATGCTGATATTTGAGAATTACATAGCATAACACAACACTAAATGGTAAGTCTGTTTTGGGAAGTAGCCATTCTATTATTCCTTCCATGAGATCTGAAAATTTCCTCATAAAACATACAACTTCATAAATGGTTGGGTTTTAAGGCAAAAATGAACGGACCAGATATTGCCCTGTTTCTACTGAGTGGAACCTAATGTTTCCTTggagattatttttctttcag includes:
- the LOC134497196 gene encoding vomeronasal type-2 receptor 26-like, coding for MAPNEAPLYVGILQLLQHFGWKWVGLLASESESGKQFLQKMQLLLSENGICSAFLQQVPGIPNIDDLDKFSGILFTLYRHYEDSRTNTFVIYGESLLLVWLSGVIFTLDTTFKENISFRKVWIMTSQFDFILTGFQKSWNLQLFNGAISFQIPSNEVLGFKAFVQSIKPYLRPRDGFIKEFWEQAFDCFFPNSGLPTMDIGQCTGEENLEKLPGPLFEMEMTGHSYSIYNGVFAVAHSLQALLSKGPNQGKRVVGNMVRVTDLQPWQLHPFLQGISFNNSAGEGVFFNDKREVTGGFDVINMITFPNRSFQRVKVGRLDPNAAKGKKMVIDENRLLWHPGFNQVLPISLCNEYCYPGTWKRRMEGRPSCCYDCVPCPEGKISDKMEMEDCFKCPEDQYPSKEQDCCITKKSSFLSYEEPLGISLASAAVAFCLITAWILGTFIKHKDTPIVKANNRDLTYTLLVSLLLCFLSPFLFLSQPGKVTCLLQQPSFGLIFSVAVSCVLAKTITVVVAFMATKPGSQMRKWVGKRLALLILFSCSLFQAILCSVWLATSPPFPELDMHSFMETMLLQCNEGSILMFYFVLGYLGFLALASFIVSYFARNLPDSFNEAKFITFSMLAFCSVWVSFVPSYLSTTGKAMVAVEIFSILSSSAALLGCIFFPKCYIIVLRPKMNNREQLIKRY